In Oryza sativa Japonica Group chromosome 3, ASM3414082v1, one DNA window encodes the following:
- the LOC4332685 gene encoding 14 kDa zinc-binding protein, with protein MASEKEAALAAVPNDNPTIFDKIIKKEIPSTVVFDDEKVLAFRDINPQAPTHIVIIPKVKDGLTGLSKAEERHVEILGYLLYVAKVVAKQEGLEDGYRIVINDGPSGCQSVYHIHVHLLGGRQMNWPPG; from the exons ATGGCgtcggagaaggaggcggcgctcgccgccgtgcccAACGACAACCCCACCAT ATTTGACAAGATCATCAAGAAGGAAATACCTTCCACTGTGGTATTTGACGATGAGAAG GTTCTGGCTTTCAGAGACATAAATCCTCAAGCTCCGACCCACATTGTGATCATTCCCAAAGTGAAGGATGGATTAACTGGCCTATCAAAG GCAGAAGAGAGGCATGTAGAAATACTCGGTTACCTCCTCTATGTTGCCAAAGTTGTTGCAAAGCAGGAGGGACTTGAAGATGGCTACCGTATTGTCATCAATGATGGCCCCAGTGGAT GCCAATCTGTTTACCACATACATGTACATCTCCTCGGAGGCAGGCAGATGAACTGGCCGCCGGGCTAA
- the LOC4332686 gene encoding uncharacterized protein isoform X1 — protein MAMGLPGLRCCRGLDAAAARPLLGPARARASPRASALRYSSLQAAGDSLGEEVLRMFLAERQAHGDFVTKISDMVWRRNGGDLGVLEAAAEQENSADVAPPQPEEADVMGEGMLRIAATRDWVSGESSLPVSKRLSAKDRQDERERRKELNLLRYEALKDELLLLTTGIGAACSLYCLLVFSLEAAVSYAFGVAFSCLYLQLLYRHTDNLSKKDVPEIFMKKKVKRIGIRSEDLKNTIEKVLGGISVALSSPRLVIPAIFFGLSTLSDHFQNSILNFELVPGMMGFFAYKAAALVQVYRDNEDLRLILPEEDADSS, from the exons ATGGCTATGGGGCTCCCCGGCCTCCGCTGCTGCCGCGGCctcgacgccgcggccgcgcgcccTCTTCTcggccccgcccgcgcccgcgcctcccCGCGCGCCTCCGCTCTCCGCTACTCCTCCCTCCAAG CAGCTGGGGACAGCCTCGGGGAGGAGGTCCTGCGGATGTTCCTCGCGGAGAGGCAGGCGCACGGCGACTTCGTCACCAAGATCTCCGACATGGTCTGGAGGAGGAacggcggcgacctcggcgtgctagaggcggcggcggaacaaGAAAATTCAGCGGATGTCGCACCACCGCAACCTGAAGAAGCT GATGTCATGGGCGAGGGAATGTTGAGGATTGCGGCGACGAGAGATTGGGTCTCCGGTGAGAGCAGCCTTCCTGTCAGCAAGAGGCTTTCTGCCAAG GATCGGCAGGATGAGAGGGAAAGAAGGAAGGAACTCAACCTTCTAAGATATGAAGCA CTTAAGGATGAACTATTGCTCCTGACCACAGGAATTGGAGCTGCGTGCAGTTTATACTGTCTCCTAGTCTTTTCTCTGGAG GCTGCTGTCAGTTATGCTTTTGGAGTTGCTTTCAG TTGCTTGTATCTTCAACTTCTCTATCGGCACACAGATAATTTGTCAAAGAAAGATGTTCCAGAAATTTTTATGAAGAAGAAAGTGAAAAG AATCGGCATAAGAAGCGAGGATTTGAAGAATACAATAGAGAAGGTGTTGGGTGGTATTTCAGTAGCTCTTTCGTCTCCAAGGCTTGTGATACCCGCTATATTTTTTGGATTGTCAACCTTGTCAGATCACTTTCAAAATagcattttaaattttgag CTTGTTCCAGGAATGATGGGTTTCTTTGCATACAAGGCTGCCGCTTTGGTACAAGTCTACAGGGACAATGAGGACCTTAGATTGATACTGCCTGAAGAAGATGCTGACAGCAGTTGA
- the LOC4332686 gene encoding uncharacterized protein isoform X2, protein MAMGLPGLRCCRGLDAAAARPLLGPARARASPRASALRYSSLQAGDSLGEEVLRMFLAERQAHGDFVTKISDMVWRRNGGDLGVLEAAAEQENSADVAPPQPEEADVMGEGMLRIAATRDWVSGESSLPVSKRLSAKDRQDERERRKELNLLRYEALKDELLLLTTGIGAACSLYCLLVFSLEAAVSYAFGVAFSCLYLQLLYRHTDNLSKKDVPEIFMKKKVKRIGIRSEDLKNTIEKVLGGISVALSSPRLVIPAIFFGLSTLSDHFQNSILNFELVPGMMGFFAYKAAALVQVYRDNEDLRLILPEEDADSS, encoded by the exons ATGGCTATGGGGCTCCCCGGCCTCCGCTGCTGCCGCGGCctcgacgccgcggccgcgcgcccTCTTCTcggccccgcccgcgcccgcgcctcccCGCGCGCCTCCGCTCTCCGCTACTCCTCCCTCCAAG CTGGGGACAGCCTCGGGGAGGAGGTCCTGCGGATGTTCCTCGCGGAGAGGCAGGCGCACGGCGACTTCGTCACCAAGATCTCCGACATGGTCTGGAGGAGGAacggcggcgacctcggcgtgctagaggcggcggcggaacaaGAAAATTCAGCGGATGTCGCACCACCGCAACCTGAAGAAGCT GATGTCATGGGCGAGGGAATGTTGAGGATTGCGGCGACGAGAGATTGGGTCTCCGGTGAGAGCAGCCTTCCTGTCAGCAAGAGGCTTTCTGCCAAG GATCGGCAGGATGAGAGGGAAAGAAGGAAGGAACTCAACCTTCTAAGATATGAAGCA CTTAAGGATGAACTATTGCTCCTGACCACAGGAATTGGAGCTGCGTGCAGTTTATACTGTCTCCTAGTCTTTTCTCTGGAG GCTGCTGTCAGTTATGCTTTTGGAGTTGCTTTCAG TTGCTTGTATCTTCAACTTCTCTATCGGCACACAGATAATTTGTCAAAGAAAGATGTTCCAGAAATTTTTATGAAGAAGAAAGTGAAAAG AATCGGCATAAGAAGCGAGGATTTGAAGAATACAATAGAGAAGGTGTTGGGTGGTATTTCAGTAGCTCTTTCGTCTCCAAGGCTTGTGATACCCGCTATATTTTTTGGATTGTCAACCTTGTCAGATCACTTTCAAAATagcattttaaattttgag CTTGTTCCAGGAATGATGGGTTTCTTTGCATACAAGGCTGCCGCTTTGGTACAAGTCTACAGGGACAATGAGGACCTTAGATTGATACTGCCTGAAGAAGATGCTGACAGCAGTTGA
- the LOC107277499 gene encoding ABSCISIC ACID-INSENSITIVE 5-like protein 2, with the protein MGAQAMSSHQGSGGVSRQGSLCGLALSEVEGQLHGVNLDDLLRTGGGGAGAGAAAAGRKTVDEVWRDIQGATGNGFLRPAGAAAGQMTLEDFLSRAGADSGSGGGGGADGARWARAHHHHVGRPVPRPLGLGAGPVLDALYHDGPVSGSKRAPAAGEGAAAEKTVERRKKRMIKNRESAARSRARKQAYTNELENKISRLEEENKRLRMHKAPEPVVQYVPQQEPKNQLRRVNSADF; encoded by the exons ATGGGAGCTCAGGCAATGTCGTCGCACCAAGGGAGCGGGGGCGTGTCGAGGCAGGGGTCGCTGTGCGGCCTCGCGCTGAGCGAGGTGGAGGGGCAGCTGCACGGCGTGAACCTCGACGACCTGCTCCGTACGGGTGGCGgtggggcgggggcgggggcggcggcggcggggaggaagaCGGTGGACGAGGTGTGGCGGGACATACAGGGCGCGACGGGCAACGGCTTCCTGCGGCCGGCGGGGGCAGCGGCAGGCCAGATGACGCTCGAGGACTTCCTGTCCAGGGCCGGCGCGGActccgggagcggcggcggcggcggcgccgacggcgcgcGCTGGGCGCgcgcgcaccaccaccacgtCGGGCGCCCCGTGCCACGGCCCCTCGGGCTGGGCGCCGGGCCGGTGCTGGACGCGCTGTACCACGACGGCCCGGTGTCAGGGAGTAAGCGCGCCCCCGCCGCGGGtgagggcgccgccgcggagaaGACGGTGGAGCGGCGGAAGAAGCGGATGATCAAGAACCGCGAGTCGGCAGCGAGGTCGCGCGCCAGGAAGCAG GCGTACACGAACGAGCTGGAGAACAAGATCTCGCGGCTTGAGGAGGAGAACAAGCGGCTCAGGATGCACAAG GCACCTGAACCGGTAGTGCAGTATGTGCCGCAACAGGAGCCAAAGAATCAGCTCCGGCGGGTTAACTCGGCCGACTTCTGA
- the LOC4332687 gene encoding ELMO domain-containing protein A — MSMTNLRRRLHHGDVDGRKNEHVDISSVDSLNEPLLGKSSSDTGGSEVYDPRRQDLWDDDRKKEQLHWSFLFSNLIAQWAQWLANIIVGSGSLFGRLFPFSLDNQNSSPVYLSPLQEDRLNTLRSRLQIPFDGSRVEHQDALRQLWRLAYPNRDIPPLKSELWKEMGWQGTDPSTDFRGGGFISLENLIFFARNYPGSFQALLNKVQGQRADWEYPFAVAGINISFMLIQMLDLQSSVPSSKSGVRFVELLGRDENAFDHLYCIAFRLLDAQWLVKRASYMEFNEVLKSTRTQLERELVLEDVLEVKDLPSYTMLDK, encoded by the exons ATGTCAATGACCAATCTAAGGAGGCGACTCCATCATGGAGATGTCGATGGAAGGAAGAATGAGCATGTTGACATATCCAGCGTAGATTCCCTTAATGAACCTTTACTAGGGAAATCTAGCTCTGATACTGGTGGATCAGAG GTATATGATCCCAGAAGGCAAGACTTATGGGATGATGATAGAAAGAAGGAACAGCTACACTGGTCATTTCTTTTCTCAAATTTGATTGCGCAATGGGCACAATGGTTAG CAAATATTATTGTTGGCTCTGGATCACTATTTGGTAGATTGTTTCCCTTTTCGTTGGACAACCAGAACAGCAGTCCAGTGTATCTTAGTCCTTTGCAG GAAGATAGACTGAATACTTTAAGGTCTAGATTGCAAATCCCTTTCGATGGCTCCCGTGTTGAACACCAA GATGCTTTGAGACAACTTTGGAGGTTAGCATACCCCAACCGTGACATTCCTCCACTGAAATCAGAACTATGGAAGGAGATGGGTTGGCAAGGCACTGATCCATCAACTGACTTCAG GGGTGGAGGATTCATATCATTGGAGAACCTCATATTTTTCGCTAGGAACTATCCT GGTTCCTTTCAGGCGCTTCTGAACAAAGTACAAGGGCAGAGAGCAGACTGGGAGTACCCTTTTGCGGTTGCTGGGATCAACATTTCATTTATGCTGATCCAAATGCTGGATCTACAGTCAA GTGTTCCATCTTCAAAGTCAGGAGTTCGTTTTGTTGAACTGCTTGGACGAGATGAGAATGCATTTGATCACCTCTACTGCATAGCCTTTCGGCTTCTCGATGCTCAGTGGCTTGTGAAACGTGCTTCTTACATGGAGTTCAAT GAGGTATTGAAATCTACAAGAACTCAGTTGGAGCGTGAACTAGTACTAGAGGATGTATTGGAGGTGAAGGACCTGCCGTCTTACACAATGCTGGACAAATAA
- the LOC4332688 gene encoding late embryogenesis abundant protein 17 — MASRQDRREARAEADARRAAEEIARARDERVMQAEVDARSAADEIARARADRGAATMGADTAHHAAGGGGILESVQEGAKSFVSAVGRTFGGARDTAAEKTSQTADATRDKLGEYKDYTADKARETNDSVARKTNETADASRDKLGEYKDYTADKTRETKDAVAQKASDASEATKNKLGEYKDALARKTRDAKDTTAQKATEFKDGVKATAQETRDATADTARKAKDATKDTTQTAADKARETAATHDDATDKGQGQGLLGALGNVTGAIKEKLTVSPAATQEHLGGGEERAVKERAAEKAASVYFEEKDRLTRERAAERVDKCVEKCVEGCPDATCAHRHGKM, encoded by the exons ATGGCGTCGAGGCAGGACAGGAGGGAGGCGCGGGCCGAGGCcgacgcgcggcgcgcggcggaggagatCGCGCGGGCGCGGGACGAGCGCGTCATGCAGGCGGAGGTGGACGCCCGGTCGGCCGCGGACGAGatcgcccgcgcccgcgccgaccGCGGCGCCGCCACGATGGGCGCCGACACCGcccaccacgccgccggcggcggcggcatcctgGAGAGCGTGCAGGAGGGCGCCAAGTCGTTCGTGAGCGCCGTCGGGCGCACGTTCGGCGGCGCGAGGGACACCGCCGCGGAGAAGACCTCCCAGACGGCGGACGCCACCCGGGACAAGCTCGGCGAGTACAAGGACTACACCGCCGACAAGGCCCGCGAGACCAACGACAGCGTCGCGCGGAAGACGAACGAGACGGCGGACGCCTCCCGTGACAAGCTCGGCGAGTACAAGGACTACACCGCCGACAAGACCCGGGAGACCAAGGACGCCGTGGCGCAGAAGGCGAGCGACGCCTCCGAGGCGACCAAGAACAAGCTGGGCGAGTACAAGGACGCGCTGGCCAGGAAGACGCGCGACGCCAAGGACACCACCGCGCAGAAGGCGACGGAGTTCAAGGACGGCgtgaaggcgacggcgcaggaGACGAGGGACGCCACCGCCGACACGGCGAGGAAGGCCAAGGACGCCACCAAGGACACCACCCAGACCGCCGCCGACAAGGCCAGGGAGACGGCCGCCACCCACGACGACGCCACCGACAA GGGGCAAGGGCAGGGCCTGCTCGGGGCGCTGGGGAACGTGACGGGGGCGATCAAGGAGAAGCTGACGGTGAGCCCGGCGGCGACGCAGGAGCAtctgggcggcggcgaggagcgcgcggtgaaggagcgcgcggcggagaaggcggcgtcGGTGTACTTCGAGGAGAAGGACCGGCTGACGagggagcgcgcggcggagcgggTGGACAAGTGCGTGGAGAAGTGCGTCGAGGGGTGCCCCGACGCCACCTGCGCCCACCGCCACGGCAAGATGTGA
- the LOC4332690 gene encoding magnesium-chelatase subunit ChlH, chloroplastic, which yields MSSLVSTPFTTATGVQKKLGAPVPLHSFLLSRRQPAAGAGRGRAAAAAIRCAVAGNGLFTQTKPEVRRVVPPEGDASRRGVPRVKVVYVVLEAQYQSSVTAAVRELNADPRRAAGFEVVGYLVEELRDEETYKTFCADLADANVFIGSLIFVEELALKVKDAVEKERDRMDAVLVFPSMPEVMRLNKLGSFSMSQLGQSKSPFFQLFKRKKNSGGFADSMLKLVRTLPKVLKYLPSDKAQDARLYILSLQFWLGGSPDNLQNFLKMIAVSYVPALKGADIKYDDPVLFLDAGIWHPLAPTMYDDVKEYLNWYGTRRDTNDKLKDPNAPVIGLVLQRSHIVTGDDGHYVAVIMELEAKGAKVIPIFAGGLDFSGPTQRYLVDPITGKPFVNAVVSLTGFALVGGPARQDHPKAIAALQKLDVPYIVALPLVFQTTEEWLNSTLGLHPIQVALQVALPELDGGMEPIVFAGRDPRTGKSHALHKRVEQLCTRAIRWAELKRKTKEEKKLAITVFSFPPDKGNVGTAAYLNVFNSIYSVLQDLKKDGYNVEGLPDTAEALIEEVIHDKEAQFNSPNLNVAYRMNVREYQSLTSYASLLEENWGKPPGNLNSDGENLLVYGKQYGNVFIGVQPTFGYEGDPMRLLFSKSASPHHGFAAYYTFVEKIFQADAVLHFGTHGSLEFMPGKQVGMSDACYPDSLIGNIPNIYYYAANNPSEATVAKRRSYANTISYLTPPAENAGLYKGLKQLSELISSYQSLKDTGRGPQIVSSIISTAKQCNLDKDVPLPEEGVELPPNERDLIVGKVYAKIMEIESRLLPCGLHVIGEPPSAIEAVATLVNIASLDRPEDEIYSLPNILAQTVGRNIEDVYRGSDKGILADVELLRQITEASRGAITTFVERTTNNKGQVVDVTNKLSTMLGFGLSEPWVQHLSKTKFIRADREKLRTLFTFLGECLKLIVADNELGSLKLALEGSYVEPGPGGDPIRNPKVLPTGKNIHALDPQAIPTTAALKSAKIIVDRLLERQKVDNGGKYPETIALVLWGTDNIKTYGESLAQVLWMIGVRPVADTFGRVNRVEPVSLEELGRPRIDVVINCSGVFRDLFINQMNLLDRAVKMVAELDEPEEMNYVRKHAQEQARELGVSLREAATRVFSNASGSYSSNVNLAVENASWTDEKQLQDMYLSRKSFAFDCDAPGAGMREQRKTFELALATADATFQNLDSSEISLTDVSHYFDSDPTKLVQGLRKDGRAPSSYIADTTTANAQVRTLSETVRLDARTKLLNPKWYEGMMKSGYEGVREIEKRLTNTVGWSATSGQVDNWVYEEANATFIEDEAMRKRLMDTNPNSFRKLVQTFLEASGRGYWETSEENLEKLRELYSEVEDKIEGIDR from the exons ATGTCGTCTTTAGTGTCGACGCCGTTCACGACGGCAACCGGGGTGCAGAAGAAGCTGGGGGCGCCCGTGCCGCTCCACTCGTTCTTGCTGAGCCGGCGGCAGCCAGCGGCGGGCGCGGGGAggggacgcgcggcggcggcggcgatacgGTGCGCGGTGGCCGGGAACGGGCTGTTCACGCAGACCAAGCCGGAGGTGCGGCGCGTGGTGCCGCCCGAGGGCGACGCGTCGCGGCGCGGGGTGCCGCGGGTGAAGGTGGTGTACGTCGTGCTGGAGGCGCAGTACCAGTcgtcggtgacggcggcggtgcgggagcTCAACGCCGACccgcgccgcgcggcggggTTCGAGGTGGTGGGCTACCTCGTGGAGGAGCTCCGGGACGAGGAGACGTACAAGACCTTCTgcgccgacctcgccgacgcCAATGTGTTCATCGGCTCGCTCATCTTCGTGGAGGAGCTCGCGCTCAAGGTGAAGGATGCCGTCGAGAAGGAGCGCGACCGGATGGACGCCGTGCTCGTCTTCCCGTCGATGCCGGAGGTCATGCGCCTCAACAAGCTCGGCTCCTTCAGCATGTCCCAGCTCGGCCAGTCCAAGAGCCCATTCTTCCAGCTCTTCAAGCGCAAGAAGAACTCCGGTGGCTTCGCCGATAGCATGCTCAAGCTGGTGCGCACGCTGCCCAAGGTGCTCAAGTACTTGCCCTCCGACAAGGCGCAGGACGCCCGGCTGTACATCCTCAGCCTCCAGTTCTGGCTCGGAGGCTCGCCGGACAACCTCCAGAATTTCCTCAAGATGATCGCCGTCTCCTACGTGCCGGCGCTCAAGGGCGCCGACATCAAGTACGACGACCCCGTCCTCTTCCTCGACGCTGGTATCTGGCACCCGCTGGCGCCCACCATGTACGACGACGTCAAGGAGTACCTCAACTGGTACGGCACCCGCCGCGACACCAACGACAAGCTCAAGGACCCCAACGCGCCGGTGATCGGCCTCGTTTTGCAGAGGAGCCACATTGTCACCGGAGACGACGGTCACTACGTCGCCGTGATCATGGAGCTGGAGGCCAAGGGTGCCAAGGTCATACCGATCTTCGCCGGCGGGCTGGACTTCTCGGGACCCACGCAGCGGTACCTCGTCGACCCGATCACCGGAAAGCCGTTCGTGAACGCGGTGGTGTCGCTCACCGGGTTCGCGCTCGTCGGAGGGCCAGCGAGGCAGGACCATCCCAAGGCGATCGCCGCGCTGCAGAAGCTCGACGTGCCGTACATCGTGGCACTGCCGCTCGTGTTCCAGACGACAGAGGAGTGGCTGAACAGCACATTGGGCCTGCACCCGATTCAGGTGGCGCTGCAGGTTGCGCTCCCGGAGCTTGACGGTGGCATGGAGCCCATTGTGTTCGCCGGCCGTGACCCCAGAACAG GGAAGTCACATGCGTTGCACAAGAGGGTGGAGCAGCTCTGCACTAGAGCAATCAGATGGGCAGAGCTGAAGAGGAAAACTAAG gaggagaagaaactggCAATCACTGTTTTCAGCTTCCCACCAGACAAAGGCAATGTTGGCACAGCAGCATACCTGAATGTTTTCAACTCCATCTACTCCGTCCTCCAAGATCTGAAGAAGGATGGCTACAATGTTGAGGGTCTTCCAGACACAGCTGAGGCCCTCATCGAGGAGGTTATTCATGATAAGGAGGCCCAATTCAATAGCCCCAACCTCAATGTTGCTTACCGCATGAACGTGCGGGAGTACCAGTCACTCACTTCCTATGCCTCCTTGCTGGAGGAGAACTGGGGCAAGCCACCTGGGAACCTTAATTCTGATGGTGAAAACCTCCTTGTCTATGGGAAACAGTACGGCAATGTATTCATTGGAGTTCAGCCCACTTTTGGCTATGAAGGAGATCCGATGCGGCTTCTGTTCTCAAAATCTGCTAGCCCTCACCATGGCTTTGCAGCATACTACACCTTTGTTGAGAAGATCTTCCAGGCTGATGCTGTTCTTCACTTTGGTACCCATGGGTCTCTTGAGTTCATGCCAGGGAAGCAGGTTGGGATGAGTGATGCATGCTATCCTGACAGTCTCATTGGCAACATCCCCAATATCTACTACTATGCAGCAAACAATCCATCAGAAGCAACTGTTGCCAAGCGCAGAAGCTATGCAAACACCATAAGCTACCTGACACCACCAGCTGAAAATGCTGGTCTCTACAAGGGGCTCAAGCAGCTTTCAGAGCTCATCTCTTCTTACCAATCTCTCAAGGACACAGGACGTGGTCCGCAGATTGTGAGCTCAATCATTAGCACTGCAAAACAGTGTAATCTTGACAAGGATGTTCCCTTGCCTGAGGAAGGTGTGGAGCTTCCACCAAATGAGCGTGACCTTATTGTTGGAAAGGTGTATGCCAAGATCATGGAAATAGAATCACGCCTCCTACCATGCGGTCTGCATGTGATAGGTGAGCCACCAAGTGCCATCGAGGCTGTGGCCACCTTGGTGAACATAGCTTCCCTTGATCGCCCAGAGGATGAAATATACTCACTGCCTAACATACTTGCTCAGACAGTGGGCAGGAACATTGAAGATGTGTACAGAGGAAGTGACAAGGGAATACTGGCGGATGTTGAACTGTTGAGGCAGATAACAGAAGCTTCACGTGGTGCCATCACTACCTTTGTTGAGAGGACTACAAACAACAAAGGGCAAGTTGTTGATGTTACAAACAAACTTAGTACCATGCTTGGTTTTGGTTTATCAGAACCATGGGTACAACACTTGTCCAAGACCAAGTTCATCAGAGCAGACAGAGAGAAATTGAGAACCTTGTTTACTTTCTTGGGAGAATGCTTGAAGCTAATTGTGGCAGATAATGAGCTGGGAAGCTTGAAACTTGCCCTCGAGGGAAGCTATGTTGAACCTGGCCCTGGTGGTGATCCAATCCGTAACCCGAAGGTTCTCCCGACAGGGAAGAACATCCATGCTCTTGACCCTCAGGCAATCCCAACTACAGCTGCCTTGAAGAGCGCCAAAATTATTGTAGACCGTCTGCTGGAGCGGCAAAAGGTTGACAATGGTGGCAAGTATCCTGAGACAATTGCACTTGTCTTGTGGGGCACCGATAACATCAAGACCTATGGTGAGTCATTGGCCCAGGTGCTGTGGATGATTGGTGTGCGCCCGGTTGCTGACACCTTTGGCCGTGTCAACCGTGTGGAACCTGTCAGCCTTGAGGAGCTTGGACGTCCCAGGATTGACGTTGTTATCAACTGCTCGGGTGTCTTCAGAGATCTTTTCATCAACCAG ATGAATCTACTGGACCGGGCAGTGAAGATGGTTGCCGAACTGGATGAGCCAGAAGAGATGAACTACGTGCGTAAGCATGCACAAGAGCAGGCACGGGAACTTGGCGTTTCATTAAGAGAGGCGGCAACAAGGGTGTTCTCAAATGCATCAGGCTCTTACTCATCGAATGTGAACTTGGCAGTGGAGAATGCATCATGGACTGATGAGAAGCAGCTCCAGGACATGTACCTGAGTCGCAAGTCTTTTGCATTTGATTGTGATGCTCCAGGGGCAGGCATGCGAGAGCAACGCAAGACATTTGAGCTTGCTCTAGCAACAGCAGATGCCACATTCCAGAACCTAGACTCATCAGAGATTTCACTAACAGATGTGAGCCACTACTTTGACTCAGACCCGACAAAGCTGGTGCAAGGACTGCGCAAGGATGGGCGGGCACCTTCCTCATACATAGCAGATACAACCACAGCAAATGCACAGGTGAGGACATTGTCAGAGACAGTGCGCCTTGATGCAAGGACAAAGCTACTGAACCCTAAGTGGTACGAGGGGATGATGAAAAGTGGCTACGAGGGAGTTAGAGAGATTGAGAAGCGGCTGACAAATACTGTTGGATGGAGTGCAACATCTGGACAGGTTGACAACTGGGTTTATGAGGAGGCAAATGCCACATTTATTGAAGATGAGGCTATGAGGAAGAGGCTCATGGACACCAACCCCAATTCATTCAGGAAGCTAGTTCAGACCTTCCTAGAAGCCAGTGGCAGAGGCTACTGGGAGACATCAGAGGAAAACTTGGAAAAGCTCAGGGAGCTCTACTCTGAGGTTGAAGACAAGATTGAAGGAATTGACCGGTAA